The following are from one region of the Lodderomyces elongisporus chromosome 7, complete sequence genome:
- the THG1 gene encoding tRNA-His guanylyltransferase (BUSCO:EOG09264G0H) yields the protein MANSKYEYVKAFERENYLLPETYIVIRVDGKGFHKFSKYYDFAKPNDLGALQVMNAAAMQIMHRYSDVLLAYGDSDEYSFLLRRSCELYERREMKLCTLFASLMSTYYMHFWNQRYPEKSIQLEMIPTFDARAVTYPNFRTVRDYFSWRQVDCHINNLYNTTFWNLVEKLGLTGQEAENKLMGTVSSDKNEILFKECGINYNNEPEIFRKGTIFVREIVNSKECNDDDEIKQLSARQKQRQEKMRKKAEIKEYHVDIINDDNWWESRSWLERS from the coding sequence ATGGCCAATTCAAAATATGAATATGTCAAAGCATTTGAACGGGAGAACTACTTGCTTCCCGAAACGTATATAGTTATCCGTGTTGATGGGAAAGGCTTTCACAAGTTTTCGAAATACTATGACTTTGCAAAGCCTAATGATTTGGGCGCATTGCAAGTGATGAATGCTGCTGCAATGCAGATAATGCACCGATACAGCGATGTGCTTCTTGCGTATGGCGATTCAGATGAGTATAGTTTTCTATTACGTCGATCATGTGAGCTTTACGAACGTAGAGAGATGAAGTTGTGCACCTTATTTGCAAGCTTAATGAGCACGTATTATATGCACTTTTGGAACCAGCGATATCCAGAAAAACTGATTCAATTAGAGATGATTCCAACATTTGACGCTAGAGCAGTGACCTACCCAAACTTTAGAACTGTAAGGGACTATTTCAGTTGGCGACAGGTTGATTGTCATATCAACAATTTGTACAATACAACGTTTTGGAACTTGGTTGAGAAACTCGGGCTCACGGGACAAGAAGCTGAAAATAAGCTTATGGGAACGGTTTCTTCAGACAAGAATGAGATTTTGTTCAAGGAATGCGGTATAAACTATAATAATGAGCCCGAAATTTTCAGAAAAGGAACAATATTTGTTAGGGAGATTGTGAATAGCAAGGAAtgtaatgatgatgatgagatCAAACAACTAAGTGCGAGACAAAAGCAGAGACAAGAAAagatgagaaaaaaagctGAGATAAAGGAGTACCATGTTGATATAATTAATGATGACAATTGGTGGGAATCACGAAGCTGGTTAGAAAGATCCTAG